CATTCCATCTGCAAGCTACTGGAAACGCGATGCTTGTGTTCGCACAAAGATGGTAGTATAGCTTGGCACTTGAAAAAGAACGAAGATGGATTTGTTGCATGCACAATTCAGACAACCGCCCTACCCGCGATGAAGCTGAGCAAGCCGTAAAGGTGCTATTGCGCTGGGCAGGAGACGACCCAGCCCGCGAAGGTCTGCTGGACACACCTAAACGTGTTACCAAGGCATTTGAGCAATATTTCAGTGGATACGATACCGACCCTGCAGAGCTGCTTAGCCGTACATTTGAAGAAGTAGACGGCTATGACGAAATGGTGGTGCTGCGTGACATTCGCTTCGAATCCCATTGCGAACACCATTTGGCACCATTTATTGGTGTTGCGCATATTGCCTATTTGCCCGAAACCCGTGTTGTCGGCATCAGTAAATTGGCACGACTGGTAGATGCCTATTCTAAACGATTGCAAATACAAGAAAAGCTAACGGCGCAAATTGCGAATACCCTAAATGATGTGCTGCAGCCTAAAGGGGTTGCGGTAGTACTGGAAGCACAACATCAGTGCATGACCACCCGTGGTGTGCATAAAACTGGCGTGACGATGCAAACCAGCCGCATGCTTGGATTATTTCGACAGGATCCTCGTACACGACAGGAATTCTTCAGTCTTATGAATGCTCCACGCACGATTACGGCATAACTATGATCAACCTGCGCCCAATATTACAGGTAAACGGCATTCTGCTGGCTATTTTGGCCGCCGCCATGCTGTTGCCTGCATTTATCGGCTATATTCTCGGTAATCCGGATTGGAAAGTTTTTCTTTTCTCTGCATTTATTACCGCGTTTATTGGCAGTGGCCTGTTTATTACCAATCGCGGCTTCAAAGGCGAACTTAATATCCGACAGGCTTTTGTATTTACCTCGTCTTCATGGGCTATTCTTCCGGTATTTGGCGCATTGCCTTTATACTATTCGGGCTTCGGACTGACATTTACCGATGCATATTTTGAAGCGGTGGCCGGATTTACTACGACCGGCTCTACCGTTATTAGCGGATTAGATACCGCCACCCCCGAATTATTGCTTTGGCGCGCATTGCTGCAATGGCTGGGCGGCATTGGAATTATTGTGTTTGCCATCGCCATTTTACCAATGTTGCGCATTGGTGGTATGCAGCTATTTCGGAGCGAGTCTTCGGAAAAAGAAAAAATTCTCCCCCGTGCCGCACAAATCGCCAATGCCATTGCTGCGGTATATGGGTTAATAACCCTTGTTTGCGCCATTACTTATTGGCTATGTGGCATGTCAGGTTTTGATGCAATATGTCATGCTCTCACCACCGTATCTACCGCTGGATTTTCTACCTATGATGCCTCGTTCGGGCATTTTCAGAATCCTAAACTGGAATATGCCAGCACAATCTTTATGTTAGTCAGCGCATTGCCTTTTTTACTTTATTACCAAATGCTCCGTGGTCGCCATCAGGATATGTGGCGCAACACGCAGGTGCGTTGGTTTTTAGCCATTTATGCCATGTCTACCGCTATTATGGCGTTATGGTTGGTTACCAAGCACCCCATGAGTTTTGAAGAAGCATTTCGCCTCTCGGCATTTAATGTCGCCTCAATCGTTACCACCACGGGTTATGCCTCTACCGATTATACCTTATGGGGCTCTTTTGCGGTGGTGTTCATGTTTTTGCTTGGCGTAATGGGCGGCTGCTCTGGCTCCACCACAGGCGGAATTAAAGTGTTCCGCTATCAGGTTTTATTTGAAACCGCCAAATCGCAGATTAATCAGCTCATTCAACCCCATGGTGTGTTTTTACCAAAATATAACCACAAGCCCATTTCCGATGCGGTTTCCAACTCGGTGATGACCTATTTTATATTATTTGCCATGACATTCACCGTCACCGCTATGTTGCTGTCGCTTATGGGTCTGGATTATATTACCAGCTTGTCTGCTGCCGCCTCTGCAGTAGCAAATGTTGGCCCCGGCCTTGGCCCCATTATTGGCCCCAGCGGCAATTATGCCCCCCTGCCCGATGGCGCAAAATACCTGCTTTGTTTCACAATGATTGCAGGACGTCTTGAGTTGTTTACCGTTTTAGTGTTATTCTCACCTAGTTTTTGGCGTGATTAATAAAGTTAAAACTTATGGTGAATAATCCGTTTCAGGAAATAGCCGTTTCGCTGCTGCATTCGCTAGTGGCGTTTGACACCACCAGTCAAAATTCCAATTTAGATTGCATCGACTATATCGAATATTATCTTCATACCTTGGGTGTGCACGCCACACGCCTGAATAATGCCGATAAATCGAAAGCCAGCCTGATTGCCACTATTGGCCCTCGCAAAGCAGGTGGCATTGTGTTTTCCGGACATACCGATGTTGTGCCTGTACAAGGACAACCATGGCGCACCAGCCCTTTTGAGCTTACTGAAAGTGACGATAAATTACGCGTTCATGGGCGCGGAACATGCGATATGAAAGGCTTTATTGCCTGCACGCTTGCCATGATACCTTTCATTAAAAGTCATTCTAAAGCTCCTGTGCATCTGGCCTTTTCTTATGATGAAGAAATTGGCTGTCTTGCAGCCCCCGCTATTGCAGATTTTTTATCCAATCAAACATGGCGCCCCGATTTGGTGGTAATTGGCGAGCCAACCAACATGAATGTGATTGATGCCCATAAAGGTGCATATTCCTATATTACGCGCATTACCGGACTCGAAGGGCATTCCAGCAAACCGCATTTAGGGGTGAATGCGGTGATGGCAGGCGGTGAAATTATCCATACCCTCAATCAGCTTGCAGCAGAATACCGCCAGCCCAACCGGTGTAATGAGCGCTTTGACCCGCCCTATACCAGTATTCATGTAGGAAAAATGGCAGGAGGCTCTGCCCGCAACATCATACCCAATGAATGCGAGATTGTTTGGGAAGTGCGCGCTTTGCCCGGTCAGGATGTTGCCCCTATCTTAGATCGCGTAAATAATCGTAGTGAGGAGTTGCTACATCACATGCGTATGGTGCATCCCGAGGCTAATATAATTACCACTCAACAATCTTTTGTGCCTGGCCTCAGCCCTGATTTAGATAACCATCACTCTCACTGTGTAATGCATGCTGCGGGCAGCAACGCCTCTAGCGCCGTAGCGTTTGCCACAGAAGCAGGAATTTTTCAAAACCATGGCTTCACCACGCTGGTGTGTGGCCCGGGCAGCATAGAGCAAGCCCATAAAGCGAATGAATTTGTCACTTACGAGCAACTTAGTGGTTGTTTAAATTTCATAGATCATTTAATTCATGAGTTTCCTTACAACCACTAATTTCAGGAGTGCGCATGACGCATTGTTTCAAACGGCGTATCACGCCGGTGTTTTTGCTATTATGCGCCACATTTTTTTTAGCGGCATTAAGCC
This genomic window from Alphaproteobacteria bacterium contains:
- the folE gene encoding GTP cyclohydrolase I FolE, producing MHNSDNRPTRDEAEQAVKVLLRWAGDDPAREGLLDTPKRVTKAFEQYFSGYDTDPAELLSRTFEEVDGYDEMVVLRDIRFESHCEHHLAPFIGVAHIAYLPETRVVGISKLARLVDAYSKRLQIQEKLTAQIANTLNDVLQPKGVAVVLEAQHQCMTTRGVHKTGVTMQTSRMLGLFRQDPRTRQEFFSLMNAPRTITA
- the argE gene encoding acetylornithine deacetylase, with translation MVNNPFQEIAVSLLHSLVAFDTTSQNSNLDCIDYIEYYLHTLGVHATRLNNADKSKASLIATIGPRKAGGIVFSGHTDVVPVQGQPWRTSPFELTESDDKLRVHGRGTCDMKGFIACTLAMIPFIKSHSKAPVHLAFSYDEEIGCLAAPAIADFLSNQTWRPDLVVIGEPTNMNVIDAHKGAYSYITRITGLEGHSSKPHLGVNAVMAGGEIIHTLNQLAAEYRQPNRCNERFDPPYTSIHVGKMAGGSARNIIPNECEIVWEVRALPGQDVAPILDRVNNRSEELLHHMRMVHPEANIITTQQSFVPGLSPDLDNHHSHCVMHAAGSNASSAVAFATEAGIFQNHGFTTLVCGPGSIEQAHKANEFVTYEQLSGCLNFIDHLIHEFPYNH
- a CDS encoding TrkH family potassium uptake protein; amino-acid sequence: MINLRPILQVNGILLAILAAAMLLPAFIGYILGNPDWKVFLFSAFITAFIGSGLFITNRGFKGELNIRQAFVFTSSSWAILPVFGALPLYYSGFGLTFTDAYFEAVAGFTTTGSTVISGLDTATPELLLWRALLQWLGGIGIIVFAIAILPMLRIGGMQLFRSESSEKEKILPRAAQIANAIAAVYGLITLVCAITYWLCGMSGFDAICHALTTVSTAGFSTYDASFGHFQNPKLEYASTIFMLVSALPFLLYYQMLRGRHQDMWRNTQVRWFLAIYAMSTAIMALWLVTKHPMSFEEAFRLSAFNVASIVTTTGYASTDYTLWGSFAVVFMFLLGVMGGCSGSTTGGIKVFRYQVLFETAKSQINQLIQPHGVFLPKYNHKPISDAVSNSVMTYFILFAMTFTVTAMLLSLMGLDYITSLSAAASAVANVGPGLGPIIGPSGNYAPLPDGAKYLLCFTMIAGRLELFTVLVLFSPSFWRD